TTATGGAATAATTTACATCTTAAACGTTCATAAAAGTATATAACTGAGATTTTGctgttaaacatttataaagtagaaaaaaatataaaaagggtGTCAGTACATGGTTTAAGAAAGATAAAGTTAGAGTTTTTATACTGATTTTGTAATGATACAAAGTAATACAACAGCAAAGAAATAACTCATATATATCAAGTTATATTTATACGATCTgtcagaatatatatataatatttatttagatattattaTAAAGTGTACCATTTTCTCCTCAGGTTCAAAAATGAAGACCTTTGTGTTATTAAGTTTGGCGCTCTGCGTGTTTGGTCAGTGGATTTATTCTTTAACCTAAGATAGTAGAACGATTTCCTCACCCCACCCCAACAAAACACATATCTTACACTTCCAATAGAACCACAAACCTTACACTCCACATTTAATGTAGTTCATCCCAAATTAAGTTATGTGTTAAACAGTCAAGTTGTCTGTACTGTGTATTTGTGTCGATTcacattatataactgtttGATGACAATAAGTAAAACCTTACGCTTACTttgcccttcttaatcattcagattttacttcaggtcatctaactgacctTAGAATAGAACCTCATTaagagtggcagtaggcggacttTTAAACagccgcgaaagttgaaatttatGCCAATCTGccatttcattggctgaaaatgtaggttgtattctaatgagtttttttttcaaatttagatTGTGAAGTTAGatcaaaatcattcaaatcACTCTAGAGTCCGTCCCTTGTGTAATAACCAGTATGGTGTCCTTTTTCAGAGGCCAAGAAAATCTAAAGGGTATCGAACCCAATTGTCCTGTTATATGACATGTAATCTAACAGattaccgttttgacattttttttttattttttttttgttttatactgagacattttttgcgtaaatgtctgagaaccagtgatataagacttctgacaaagGACCAGatcatagtttttttatattaacgttcgtaaattaatgttttaatccGAAAAACTCcctttttcttaaagcgttagtaacacttttagccacaaaacttcaatttgcgaacgaaaatattaaaaactgcgatcCGATATTTTCTCACAAGTCTGGTTTctagatatttacacaaatattggttcattccaaaaaaaagaaagttgccaaaacggtcaatctacgagagtgcagctttaatcacagtatgtaatgcaccagtcaattgtaaccatggccccccaggtccgggggtataccggggatagccggggaaatgggccgtgtttttacctttgaGGTGGCCCcccagtgccgggtgaatgtggtggttttgtctttgctttaAATACAGCGGGGGAACGGGCCTTACCCacggtccctggggtgcgggggaatttggcggggattttccATCTGTTCGTCcgcgcagggcggggattttagccggggttggctggaccgaaagtcaaagtccccgctattccccggaccaggGGGGCcatggttgcaattgactggtgcataagtaatgtcgaaaataaatcaaaagagTAACGAAggtagtaaaaaaaataaaaagaagataattgtttgtttcagtgtaagatcgtagtatatttcaccgagtaagCGTAGCCGCGagtaaaatattcacttttggtgttcacgaggtgaaatatatgctatttattatatacccatcataaatccacacgcaatacatatcgcaaaatacggtagttcgtattccactccagtgcaatgtggccgtattccactcttgtgacgtcacgttataacaagtatcgttgcgcgatgttaaaatgacgtcataaaaaatattgcgtcgttaaaatgacatttattataaaaacatgtggcttttaagttatctaaccagtaatgtacataataaaagttttatagtactgcgttttgatctcGTGGAGTTTTGCAGaatttgattttactcggcatGCGCCTCTTGAAAACCGAATCTGCAAAAAatcactcgagtcgaatacaacctcctggatcaaaacacATTACTAATGACCCTATTATATAAGCtatattacactgaaacaaacatatttttttatatatattcctaAAATTGGAATTAAAAGTCATTTAACTACACTTTTTTAGAAACAACGCGCCAATTTGTATGCGCCCGAAACTTCATTTCGAAAATGacgttgttgaaattgtgtcccagccctatacgcgctgacgtttgatttggaaccgAGAGCGggctaaaaatacaaaacagtgaaaattatcaaaatgatattttcactgtttaaaactgtgaaatatcaattttatatcactgataaatctatataaaccaccggaaagcaaaTAATAAAGCCTATTTCTGATTGttcaaacacaaataattaaacCGCAGTGGATCAATAAactgtatttgtatattatacTTTGTCTTAAAGGCCATTTAAGGTACAAATGTAACTACtattgttcttcttcttctttgtcttcttatattataattattattttttttattattattattattattattattataattataataataataataataataataataataataataataataataataataataataataataataataataataataataataataataataataataataattataattattattattattattattattattattattattattattattattattattttatttttttattataattatcatttttattaaactttgataCCATGATATACAAATTATAGTACAGTTTATCACAacgttctttttttaattttccagTTGCAACAAGCACATCTGCCCCCGCAACTACAACAACACCACCATCTACAACCGGTTCAACAACAACTGTAACGTCTTCGCCAACAACTAACATGAGCTCAAATGCCACTACTGCTGGGCCCACCTCTACATCAGATGGCACCACTTCACAAGCGCCCTCCACACAAACGACCACAGCGGCTTCCAACTCCTCGACCCCTGACGCTACTTCAATGCCAACAACGTCTATGAATCCGTCCACTGGTCCCTCAAATACATCAATTACCACACACAAAATACgtaagaaaattattatttaaagctgcactctcacagattgaacatttttttttgtcttgggaagagcaaatgtttgcgtaaatatctgcaaaacaatgataatagattgctgacaaaaatcagatcgtacatttacatatttccgttcgaaaattaatgttttatggctaaatttgttaccaacggtttaagaaaaatgcataaaacatcattttttaacatagatacaaaaatctgtgatctaattttttgtctgcagtcttatataactggtttccatggattttcgcaaaaattggctggttccaaggcaaaaaattaaaaagttgtcaaaacgttcaatcatatttttatatttatgttcaagaattgatgttttaagcattttacttcagccataaaacattaattttcgaacggaaatatgtaaatctccgatctgatcttttgtcagatgtCTTCTATCATTGTTTGAAGCCGtttacgcaaaattttgctcttttctagaaaaaaaagaaagtaaaaatggtatatctgtgggagtgcagatTTAAAGTGAAAGTAATTTGTGTCACAACGCGGTATGCTTTGACCGAAAGGATAAGACACGATTTGGAAAACTCTCTTACACGTTTACACCCCGTAGAGGTTGAACTATACTGGGCTTCCAATAACTCATTTTCACCTGTATATCAACTTGGGTCAAACATCCCGTGATGTTCATACTGATGGCCATACTTCCTAGTATATAAAAGCTTATTGTTGATTTTCGGTGTAGGATCGAAATTTATTTCACCCAATGACCTTAGGctaaaaatgtatgtaatagTTCGGTAAAGGTtaaatccttttaaaaaaacaggTCGGGTTAGTAGGCTTTATATTAGAACGTAATGGTCATCTTTGGAGGCTATTTGTTCTATTCTCTTTTGATAAACAGTACAATCTATAACTATTTGCTCTGTTCTCTATCGGTAAACAGTACAATCTATAACTATCTGCTCTGTTCTCTATCGGTAAATAGTACAATCTATAActatctgttctgttctctaTCGGTTAATAGTACAATCTATAActatctgttctgttctctaTCGGTTAATAGTACAATCTATAActatctgttctgttctctaTCGGTTAATAGTACAATCTATAACTATCAGTTTTATTCTCTATCGGTAAATAGTACAATCTATAACTATCTATTCTGTTCTCTATCGGTTAATAGTACAATCTATAACTATCTATTCTGTTCTCTATCGGTTAATAGTACAATCTATAActatctgttctgttctct
Above is a genomic segment from Mya arenaria isolate MELC-2E11 chromosome 2, ASM2691426v1 containing:
- the LOC128243696 gene encoding uncharacterized protein LOC128243696, whose product is MKTFVLLSLALCVFVATSTSAPATTTTPPSTTGSTTTVTSSPTTNMSSNATTAGPTSTSDGTTSQAPSTQTTTAASNSSTPDATSMPTTSMNPSTGPSNTSITTHKIPATTNTAATKSTSGIFIGAMLTAFAVIMVKF